One Paenibacillus riograndensis SBR5 DNA segment encodes these proteins:
- a CDS encoding globin domain-containing protein, whose protein sequence is MNPNDSIYDNLGGAEGVHRLVESFYAKVQLHPRLGPLFPADITPVMEKQYQFLSQFFGGPALYSELHGHPMMRARHMHIPITPERAEEWLECMNEALEETGVEEPLRAFVLSRLAGPAHHFVNMPQE, encoded by the coding sequence ATGAATCCAAACGACAGCATTTACGACAATCTGGGAGGCGCGGAAGGGGTTCACCGGCTGGTTGAGTCCTTTTACGCCAAGGTGCAGCTTCATCCGCGGCTCGGCCCCCTGTTTCCGGCAGATATTACTCCTGTAATGGAGAAACAGTATCAATTCCTGAGTCAGTTTTTTGGCGGACCGGCGCTCTACTCAGAGCTGCATGGACATCCGATGATGAGAGCAAGACATATGCATATCCCTATTACACCGGAACGTGCGGAGGAATGGCTGGAGTGCATGAATGAGGCGCTGGAGGAAACGGGTGTGGAGGAGCCGCTGCGTGCGTTTGTGTTAAGCCGTCTTGCGGGCCCTGCGCACCATTTTGTCAACATGCCCCAGGAGTAA
- a CDS encoding NAD(P)/FAD-dependent oxidoreductase encodes MSYDCAIIGGGPAGLNAALVLGRARRSVALFDNSQPRNAVTHASHGFITRDGVTPAEFRRIAYEEVQGYPSVELLPWEVTGIRRSDNRFVVVTSTGRQIEARKLLVTTGLREVFPDIPGLHECYGTSLFNCPYCDGWELRDQPLIVVSENSGVFHMAKLLYTWSKDLVICTNGHAVLDVEQKQLLKSRNIDVVEQAVTMFIGHEGKLRQVEFADGTRIERTGGFVTPEWKPKASFKGSLGYEVNEFGGIVTTNEWGKSTIPGVYAAGDAAYVMPSQLIYAAADGSKAAVGINMELAEEDFV; translated from the coding sequence TTGAGTTATGATTGTGCCATTATCGGCGGAGGCCCGGCAGGACTAAATGCGGCTCTGGTACTGGGGCGGGCCAGGCGCAGTGTTGCATTATTTGATAACAGCCAGCCCCGAAATGCGGTTACACATGCCTCCCATGGATTTATTACAAGAGACGGTGTGACACCAGCCGAATTCAGGCGTATTGCATATGAGGAGGTTCAGGGGTATCCCTCCGTAGAACTTTTACCTTGGGAAGTAACCGGGATTCGCCGATCTGATAACAGGTTCGTCGTCGTGACGTCAACCGGAAGACAGATTGAAGCACGCAAATTGCTGGTCACGACGGGACTTAGGGAGGTTTTTCCGGATATTCCCGGCTTGCATGAATGTTATGGAACAAGTTTGTTCAATTGTCCCTACTGCGATGGTTGGGAGCTCCGAGATCAGCCGCTAATTGTTGTTTCCGAGAATTCTGGAGTGTTTCATATGGCCAAGCTGCTTTATACATGGAGTAAAGATCTTGTGATTTGCACGAATGGGCATGCTGTTCTGGATGTCGAGCAGAAACAGCTGCTTAAATCCAGAAACATCGATGTGGTTGAACAAGCAGTAACGATGTTTATCGGGCATGAGGGAAAACTACGGCAGGTGGAATTCGCGGATGGCACGCGGATCGAGAGAACGGGAGGATTCGTTACACCGGAATGGAAACCGAAGGCGTCTTTTAAGGGATCGCTCGGCTATGAGGTAAATGAGTTTGGCGGTATCGTCACCACGAATGAGTGGGGCAAAAGCACGATTCCGGGAGTGTATGCTGCCGGAGATGCTGCTTACGTAATGCCCTCTCAATTGATTTATGCTGCAGCAGACGGAAGCAAGGCGGCAGTTGGCATCAACATGGAACTGGCAGAAGAAGATTTCGTTTAA
- the ylbJ gene encoding sporulation integral membrane protein YlbJ, which produces MILKKNYSPLLGVLLAGCMLLMIMNPASSLDAALRGLSVWWDVLFPSLFPFFVISEMMLGFGVVHLFGALLDPLMRPLFNIPGSGGFVAAMGYVSGYPVGARLTAKLREQGLLNRVEGERLVAFTTSSDPIFLLGAVSVGFFHDASLGLILALAHYGGGLIVGLLMSFHGRQKSPPSGPPPKAPQPERAGRLRSALSSMAEARRRDGRSVGELLKGAVQSSLQLIIVVGGLVVFFNVLMEMMDRAGIMSALFSFTGRLLSLAGFPAELSTALVSGLFEVTLGTRSAGAAAASVPLEFKAAAGAWVLSWGGLSVHAQVASILNGTGLRYLPFLAARLVHAFLSTGLVLLLWKPFAHSGSGLDHSPATAAAGFTAAPLSGFAASLSWLGLLLGIALLLSLLVMLLQRIKRPRGRR; this is translated from the coding sequence ATGATTCTGAAAAAAAATTACAGTCCGCTGCTGGGTGTCCTCCTTGCCGGATGTATGCTGCTGATGATAATGAACCCGGCTAGTTCTCTGGATGCAGCCCTCCGCGGGTTATCCGTCTGGTGGGACGTGCTGTTCCCTTCACTGTTTCCCTTTTTTGTGATTTCGGAGATGATGCTGGGCTTCGGGGTGGTCCATCTGTTCGGCGCCCTGCTCGATCCGCTGATGCGTCCGCTGTTCAACATTCCCGGCAGCGGAGGTTTTGTGGCGGCTATGGGTTATGTATCAGGATACCCCGTCGGCGCCAGATTAACCGCAAAGCTGCGGGAACAGGGGCTGCTGAACCGCGTAGAAGGCGAACGTCTCGTGGCCTTCACCACATCGTCTGATCCGATCTTCCTGCTTGGTGCGGTTTCCGTAGGTTTTTTTCACGATGCTTCTCTGGGTCTGATTCTTGCGCTCGCCCATTACGGTGGAGGGCTCATTGTAGGACTGCTGATGTCGTTTCACGGCAGGCAAAAGAGTCCGCCTTCCGGACCCCCGCCTAAAGCGCCACAGCCTGAACGCGCCGGCAGGCTCCGTTCGGCCCTGAGTTCCATGGCGGAAGCCAGGCGGCGTGACGGACGAAGTGTAGGCGAGCTCCTGAAGGGAGCAGTCCAGTCTTCGCTGCAGCTCATTATTGTTGTGGGCGGCCTCGTCGTGTTCTTCAATGTGCTGATGGAGATGATGGACCGGGCCGGAATTATGTCCGCACTCTTCAGCTTCACAGGAAGGCTGCTCTCGCTGGCGGGATTCCCTGCTGAGCTGTCCACCGCGCTCGTCAGCGGACTTTTTGAGGTAACGCTGGGTACCCGCTCAGCCGGTGCCGCTGCCGCTTCGGTGCCCCTGGAGTTCAAAGCAGCCGCTGGGGCCTGGGTTCTCTCCTGGGGCGGTTTATCCGTACACGCACAGGTTGCCAGCATTCTGAACGGAACAGGACTCCGCTATCTGCCCTTTTTGGCTGCCAGACTGGTCCATGCCTTCCTGTCTACAGGACTTGTGCTGCTGCTGTGGAAGCCCTTTGCGCACTCGGGGTCCGGGCTGGACCACAGCCCGGCAACCGCCGCTGCCGGCTTTACCGCCGCTCCACTGTCCGGGTTTGCCGCCAGTCTAAGCTGGCTTGGCCTGCTGCTCGGCATAGCTCTGCTGCTCTCGCTGCTGGTGATGCTGCTTCAGCGCATCAAGCGTCCAAGAGGGCGGCGGTGA
- a CDS encoding WCX domain-containing protein, with product MVIFPPEILFFAEYFFSFGAEAVVIQPEELREAVRRKLVRTLEEYNVPN from the coding sequence ATGGTTATCTTTCCCCCAGAAATACTATTCTTTGCTGAATATTTCTTTTCGTTCGGCGCTGAAGCGGTCGTGATCCAACCGGAAGAATTAAGAGAAGCTGTCAGAAGGAAGTTGGTCCGTACTCTCGAAGAGTACAATGTCCCAAACTAG
- a CDS encoding sensor histidine kinase, with protein MKTLRIRTFTIFCFFFILLLPWIFFVTSHYMETKTFSFTKSQPQNETLQRQLTEMIHLIETGSDKWMDPNWQNQLHKELRKAKMDVAILSEYGQEIYRSNPERRGALSSTERFSIIEHGHLLGRVILYLPKSNTVQMISIFSGLLLAFFVVGVEMRRFLLKPLENMSVAARQIAAGEWDVQLPLSRITEITEVRDGFEVMVKGLQKSYRKQVELEEERRFVIAAVAHDLRTPLFALRGYLDGLEQGIAQSPEKITKYVAVCKEKSAQLDRLVEDLFTFTKMEYWETKLNNKAVDLKLILRKSIDSLSPLAWQKHISISNHAADDCIISGDTHLLERAMNNLLDNAVRHTPSNGEIVVQCYKDGNKVKFTIRDTGPGFSSEELQQVFEPLYRGEESRNRSTGGSGLGLTISQRIIKRHGGELAAGNHPEGGAMLTGWIPVANPN; from the coding sequence ATGAAAACACTTCGCATTCGTACGTTTACTATCTTTTGCTTTTTCTTCATCCTTTTATTGCCGTGGATCTTCTTTGTTACATCTCACTATATGGAAACAAAAACCTTTAGCTTCACAAAAAGTCAGCCGCAAAATGAAACTCTCCAAAGACAATTGACCGAGATGATCCACCTGATCGAAACGGGATCTGACAAATGGATGGATCCAAATTGGCAAAATCAATTGCATAAAGAATTGCGGAAAGCAAAGATGGATGTGGCTATTCTATCCGAGTACGGTCAGGAAATTTATCGGTCTAATCCGGAGCGCCGCGGTGCATTGTCGTCAACCGAACGGTTCTCCATCATAGAGCACGGTCATTTGTTAGGGAGGGTTATTCTTTATCTGCCAAAATCAAATACAGTCCAAATGATTTCGATATTTTCCGGATTACTACTTGCTTTCTTTGTTGTCGGAGTTGAAATGAGGCGGTTCCTACTTAAACCCCTCGAGAATATGAGTGTTGCAGCTAGACAAATTGCAGCAGGAGAGTGGGATGTGCAGTTACCCTTGTCGAGGATCACAGAAATCACTGAAGTACGCGACGGATTTGAAGTGATGGTGAAGGGGCTGCAAAAATCATATCGGAAACAAGTGGAATTGGAAGAAGAACGCCGATTCGTTATTGCTGCTGTCGCGCATGATTTACGGACACCGTTGTTCGCCTTACGGGGTTATTTGGATGGCCTGGAACAAGGGATTGCTCAATCACCAGAGAAAATAACAAAATATGTGGCCGTATGCAAGGAAAAGTCGGCTCAATTGGATCGGCTGGTAGAGGATCTGTTCACATTTACAAAAATGGAGTATTGGGAGACGAAACTTAACAACAAGGCTGTTGACCTTAAACTCATACTCCGGAAGTCGATTGACAGTCTGAGTCCACTGGCTTGGCAAAAACATATCTCAATTTCGAACCATGCTGCAGACGATTGCATCATTAGCGGCGACACGCACTTATTGGAGCGTGCCATGAACAATCTTTTGGATAATGCCGTCAGACACACACCTTCCAATGGTGAAATTGTTGTTCAATGTTATAAAGACGGTAACAAAGTAAAGTTTACGATACGTGATACAGGGCCGGGTTTCTCATCAGAAGAACTACAACAGGTTTTCGAACCATTATATCGTGGAGAAGAATCTAGAAATCGTTCAACTGGAGGCAGCGGATTAGGATTAACCATTTCACAGAGAATTATTAAGCGACACGGAGGTGAACTTGCCGCAGGTAACCATCCGGAGGGCGGAGCAATGCTAACAGGCTGGATACCTGTAGCTAACCCAAACTAA
- a CDS encoding DHA2 family efflux MFS transporter permease subunit translates to MEQKVVEHAMKRKPVIIVASLIVGNFLAQLMQTMLNTALPQMMSDLGIQANRAQWLITVYLLVSGIVIPVTGFLIGKYSTRALFFASVGAFTTGTLIAGFSSEFAFILIGRIIQGVGAGLLIPVFLNTIIMVFPKEKIGAAMGLASLIVGLAPAMGPTISGFVVQDHSWRILFFGVAPIAIANFFVAYYCLENVGETNKTKLDRRSVLYSTLGFGSLLYGFSILGEQGRSALLSAAILAAGFIITFLFVKRQFKLAVPLLDFNVFRYPRFTYASIIGVILFIVMAGVELLLPIYAQNVRGLMPRESGLLLLPGALLMGVSGVISGKIYDRFGGRHLIRTGFFWIAAVSSLLTMTLTVHASFSLLMGIYALLMTGIGFMMTPITALAMASLPNSIMKYASPMTTAIRTLSMSMGGALLITLMTITADYSSVSFPVNMLEGIRAAFWTLTVIAAGGFFLSFFVPYAQGSAHPQVKESRQAS, encoded by the coding sequence ATGGAACAGAAAGTGGTGGAACACGCTATGAAAAGAAAACCCGTAATCATTGTCGCCTCGCTCATAGTCGGGAATTTCTTGGCGCAATTGATGCAAACGATGCTGAACACAGCTTTACCGCAAATGATGTCGGACCTTGGAATCCAGGCCAATCGAGCGCAATGGCTGATCACCGTCTATCTTCTTGTTTCCGGAATTGTCATCCCTGTGACGGGTTTCTTGATCGGGAAATACTCGACTAGAGCCTTGTTTTTTGCCTCCGTTGGAGCGTTCACGACAGGGACACTGATCGCCGGCTTCTCATCCGAATTTGCATTTATTTTGATCGGACGTATTATTCAGGGTGTAGGTGCTGGTTTGTTGATACCGGTGTTCTTGAATACAATTATCATGGTATTCCCTAAAGAAAAAATCGGTGCGGCAATGGGACTGGCCAGCCTCATTGTGGGACTCGCTCCGGCAATGGGACCAACAATCTCCGGCTTCGTCGTGCAAGATCATTCCTGGCGAATTTTGTTTTTCGGGGTTGCGCCGATTGCAATCGCGAACTTTTTTGTGGCTTATTATTGTCTGGAGAACGTCGGGGAAACAAACAAAACGAAATTGGATCGAAGATCGGTTCTTTATTCAACTTTAGGTTTCGGCAGCCTGTTGTACGGATTCAGTATCTTGGGAGAACAGGGGAGGAGCGCACTACTATCCGCAGCCATCCTCGCTGCCGGATTCATCATTACATTCCTGTTTGTAAAGCGTCAATTTAAACTGGCTGTCCCTTTGCTTGATTTCAATGTGTTCCGCTACCCTAGATTTACTTATGCCTCGATCATTGGCGTAATTTTGTTCATCGTAATGGCAGGAGTAGAACTGCTTCTTCCCATCTACGCTCAAAATGTCAGGGGACTGATGCCGAGGGAATCGGGCCTCCTGCTACTTCCGGGCGCTTTGCTTATGGGCGTATCGGGCGTGATTTCCGGGAAAATTTATGATCGTTTTGGTGGCCGTCATTTGATTCGAACCGGCTTTTTCTGGATTGCAGCCGTTTCGTCACTTTTAACAATGACGTTAACGGTACATGCTTCATTTAGTTTATTGATGGGTATATACGCATTGCTTATGACCGGGATTGGTTTTATGATGACCCCGATCACTGCCTTGGCTATGGCAAGTTTGCCAAATTCGATAATGAAATACGCTTCGCCGATGACGACAGCCATACGCACATTGAGCATGTCGATGGGCGGGGCTTTGCTGATCACCTTGATGACGATTACTGCAGATTATAGCTCAGTATCTTTTCCAGTAAACATGCTTGAAGGGATTCGAGCCGCGTTTTGGACATTAACCGTAATTGCGGCGGGGGGGTTTTTCCTTTCCTTCTTTGTTCCGTACGCCCAAGGTTCAGCGCATCCGCAAGTCAAGGAGAGCCGTCAAGCTTCGTAA
- a CDS encoding copper amine oxidase N-terminal domain-containing protein, with protein sequence MKKLLSLMGISLLALMLAVPAFAADKPIKVYINGSNVAFTAGSPYLKNNTVLVPFRVIFEKLGLNVLWDAKTGTVTGTSASLTISLKIGSSRATVNNLVKKLATAPSSISGTTYIPLRFVAEATGGTAVWDAASRSVKINTPEASDNSEQQITDLMHLSNKYFNAENAAGYYSLVVFNSVPADSVDNLKEYFKRYDMVTTIESLDILSIQGNEAVVHTVEKSVRKGGDYLPDERYEYLHTLVRKNGVWKIESSELQDSSVLLTPEQGKTAVVLPQSDASAIKDSLSKYYAARNAKNVDNTLAQLTYYGEEYEASMKDAIAEYFEAYNLTETLNSSNIFYYTPDEAAIYVEAAVKDADSGESYTQSSIFIFSKSSSGQWTIDDSYLVSYSDQK encoded by the coding sequence TTGAAGAAATTATTGTCGCTCATGGGCATAAGCCTGCTGGCTTTAATGCTGGCCGTTCCCGCTTTTGCCGCAGACAAGCCGATCAAAGTCTATATTAATGGAAGCAACGTTGCTTTCACCGCCGGTTCTCCGTATCTGAAGAACAATACGGTCCTTGTTCCCTTTCGTGTCATCTTCGAAAAATTGGGCTTGAACGTACTCTGGGATGCCAAGACAGGAACCGTCACCGGAACAAGCGCCAGCCTAACAATCAGCCTAAAAATCGGCAGCAGCCGGGCAACGGTTAACAATCTGGTCAAGAAGCTGGCCACCGCTCCGAGTTCCATCAGCGGCACTACATACATACCCTTGCGTTTCGTAGCCGAGGCTACCGGAGGCACAGCAGTCTGGGATGCAGCCAGCAGAAGCGTAAAAATCAACACCCCCGAAGCCTCTGATAACAGTGAGCAGCAAATTACAGACCTCATGCATTTATCCAATAAATATTTCAATGCCGAGAATGCAGCAGGCTACTATTCGCTCGTCGTCTTCAATTCGGTCCCGGCCGATTCAGTTGACAATTTGAAGGAATACTTCAAGAGATATGATATGGTCACCACCATCGAAAGCCTCGATATTCTAAGCATTCAGGGCAACGAAGCCGTTGTGCATACCGTGGAGAAATCTGTGCGCAAGGGAGGAGATTACCTGCCTGATGAGCGTTATGAGTACCTGCACACCCTTGTCCGCAAGAATGGAGTATGGAAAATCGAAAGCTCCGAGCTGCAGGACAGCTCAGTATTGCTTACACCTGAACAAGGAAAAACGGCTGTCGTGCTTCCACAAAGCGACGCTTCCGCTATTAAAGACAGCCTCAGCAAGTATTACGCAGCCCGAAACGCCAAAAATGTGGACAACACCCTTGCGCAGCTGACCTACTACGGGGAAGAATATGAAGCTTCCATGAAAGATGCCATTGCCGAGTATTTTGAGGCCTATAATCTTACCGAAACACTGAATAGCTCCAATATCTTCTATTATACCCCGGATGAAGCTGCCATTTATGTGGAGGCTGCTGTCAAGGATGCCGATTCCGGTGAGAGCTATACGCAATCTTCTATTTTTATTTTCTCAAAATCCAGCAGCGGTCAATGGACCATCGACGATTCTTATTTGGTTTCCTATTCCGATCAAAAGTAA
- the trxA gene encoding thioredoxin, with amino-acid sequence MAIQHAKDSTFKEMVQTEGITVVNFWASWCGPCRMFAPVLEEFEKEANDSIKVVKVNVDENPVTSSLFQIMSIPATIIFKDGKPLYKELGILPKGALQQLVASK; translated from the coding sequence ATGGCTATTCAACACGCGAAAGATTCTACTTTTAAAGAGATGGTGCAAACTGAAGGTATAACAGTAGTGAATTTTTGGGCTTCCTGGTGTGGTCCATGCAGAATGTTTGCACCTGTTTTAGAGGAGTTTGAAAAGGAAGCAAATGATTCCATTAAAGTAGTTAAAGTTAATGTAGACGAAAATCCGGTAACCTCTTCACTATTTCAGATTATGAGCATACCGGCAACCATTATATTCAAAGATGGAAAGCCCCTATATAAAGAATTAGGCATATTGCCGAAAGGTGCCCTGCAGCAGCTTGTTGCCTCCAAATAA
- a CDS encoding NAD kinase: protein MRYYVLDRGDELSIKLAEQFHKLAAERNLELDAKSPEIVISIGGDGTMLHAFHTFIDQIPNLAFVGVHTGHLGFYADWKADELPALADYMCGTGSAEPHKPRIVKYPLLELEIHKKSGSSSHIALNEFTLKGVDGTVVIQVDINDVTFEMFRGDGLCVSTPSGSTAYNKSLGGAMVHPTIEALQIAEIASINNRVFRTMGSPLLLPKHHHCDIFSRKDQRLLLTIDHNNIPVDDLISVRCQVSDKKISFARYRPFPFWNRVREAFLI from the coding sequence TTGAGATATTATGTTCTGGACCGCGGTGACGAACTGTCCATCAAACTTGCGGAGCAATTTCACAAGCTGGCAGCGGAGCGGAATCTGGAGCTGGATGCCAAATCTCCGGAAATCGTCATCTCGATTGGCGGAGACGGCACCATGCTGCACGCTTTTCACACGTTTATCGACCAGATCCCCAATCTGGCTTTTGTGGGTGTCCATACCGGACATCTGGGATTCTATGCGGACTGGAAGGCAGACGAGCTGCCTGCCCTGGCTGATTACATGTGTGGTACCGGCAGCGCCGAGCCGCACAAACCGCGTATTGTCAAATACCCGCTGCTCGAATTGGAAATCCACAAGAAATCCGGCTCCAGCTCTCATATTGCCTTGAATGAGTTCACGCTCAAGGGTGTGGACGGAACAGTGGTGATTCAGGTGGACATCAATGATGTGACCTTCGAGATGTTCCGCGGCGACGGCCTGTGCGTGTCCACACCGTCAGGCAGCACCGCCTACAACAAAAGCCTTGGCGGAGCCATGGTGCACCCCACCATTGAAGCCCTGCAGATTGCCGAAATTGCTTCCATTAACAACCGTGTTTTCCGCACGATGGGGTCGCCGCTGCTGCTGCCCAAGCACCATCACTGCGATATATTTTCGCGCAAGGACCAGCGCCTGCTGCTGACGATAGACCATAATAACATACCCGTTGACGATCTGATCTCCGTGCGCTGCCAGGTATCCGACAAAAAAATCAGCTTTGCCAGATACCGCCCGTTTCCCTTCTGGAACAGGGTCCGTGAAGCTTTCCTGATCTAA
- a CDS encoding S41 family peptidase, with translation MKSSKVITAALSGCLAVSLILAPAALAADSSQAVPGTDQAQAAASTDRINEIMQYLEQYNVEGIDQDTLIRGAIDGMVNTLNDPYSQYFDKDEAAAFSHAVDLEYVGIGIRMVYTAKELYIEEVVAGSPAEQAGLKRGDTILKINGVKIQDTKGDELSGTAGTKVSLLVSRKGVLKTFSVKRSEMASTSVTSKMLGQNIAYISIGGFTQNADEEFTAALDKMRAGGMKSLVLDLRDNTGGYMDSAYNIASQFMDKGIMMYTSDQSGALTPVTITNGSKIGVPVVVLTNEYTASASEALTGALHDNKLATVVGTRSFGKARIQSLIPVSDGAELKLTTQKYLTPSKEDFNHIGLSPDIEVQGKTAQLITALQIAGMNRITASGDNHILDVNGSPFAGNVGLIKQGNTIYASSRVLAALLESEVSWDAKNKKVLVTNGTGKVSGFALASKEALSQNNETFIDVKAFQQKFPSLVWSYNAAQNLLKLSVK, from the coding sequence ATGAAATCAAGCAAGGTAATCACTGCGGCCCTCAGCGGCTGTCTGGCTGTATCGCTTATTCTGGCTCCCGCTGCTCTGGCAGCGGACAGTTCTCAGGCGGTACCAGGCACAGACCAGGCACAAGCGGCTGCCTCCACGGACCGGATTAACGAAATCATGCAATATCTCGAGCAATATAATGTGGAGGGAATCGATCAGGATACACTGATCCGCGGAGCGATTGACGGCATGGTGAACACCCTCAACGATCCCTACAGCCAATACTTCGACAAGGATGAGGCTGCTGCATTCAGCCATGCGGTCGATCTCGAATATGTCGGCATCGGCATCCGGATGGTCTACACCGCCAAAGAACTGTATATTGAAGAAGTTGTAGCCGGTTCTCCGGCAGAACAAGCCGGCCTCAAACGCGGCGATACCATTCTCAAAATTAACGGTGTAAAAATCCAAGACACCAAAGGCGATGAGCTGAGCGGTACAGCGGGCACCAAGGTTTCCCTGCTCGTCAGCCGGAAAGGGGTGCTGAAAACTTTCAGCGTCAAGCGCAGCGAGATGGCCTCCACCTCAGTGACCAGCAAAATGCTCGGACAGAACATCGCTTATATCTCCATTGGCGGCTTCACGCAGAATGCGGATGAGGAATTCACCGCCGCACTAGACAAAATGCGTGCCGGCGGCATGAAATCCCTCGTGCTCGATCTGCGGGACAATACGGGCGGCTACATGGATTCCGCCTATAACATCGCTTCCCAATTTATGGACAAGGGCATCATGATGTACACCTCTGACCAGAGCGGCGCCTTAACCCCGGTAACCATCACCAATGGCAGTAAAATTGGAGTGCCGGTTGTAGTGCTGACCAATGAGTACACTGCCAGTGCTTCCGAAGCGCTTACCGGTGCTCTTCATGACAACAAGCTGGCAACGGTAGTGGGCACACGTTCCTTCGGCAAGGCACGGATTCAGAGTCTGATTCCCGTATCAGACGGGGCAGAACTAAAGCTGACGACACAGAAATATTTGACGCCAAGCAAAGAAGACTTCAATCATATCGGGTTGAGCCCTGACATTGAAGTCCAAGGCAAAACGGCACAATTGATTACCGCCCTGCAAATTGCCGGAATGAACAGGATTACAGCTTCGGGCGACAACCATATCCTTGATGTGAACGGCAGTCCTTTTGCCGGTAATGTCGGACTGATCAAACAAGGAAATACGATCTACGCTTCCTCGCGCGTGCTGGCTGCCCTGCTGGAGAGCGAAGTCTCCTGGGATGCCAAGAATAAAAAGGTGCTTGTCACAAACGGCACCGGCAAGGTATCCGGATTTGCCCTGGCCTCCAAAGAGGCACTGTCACAGAACAATGAGACTTTCATTGATGTAAAAGCTTTTCAGCAAAAGTTCCCATCCCTGGTATGGAGCTACAACGCTGCGCAGAACCTATTGAAGTTAAGCGTAAAGTAA
- a CDS encoding DUF2225 domain-containing protein, producing the protein MPELIPLYTIKVICCNCEQEFTTSRVRPSLKKAVRRDADFCSYYKNENPDYYVVRVCPSCGFASTENSADKLADWQRKSFREQVGSRWVPRDFGDKRSWEIALETYKLALLCAQSIKDKDRIIASLLHHIAWMYRYQGDIEQEQRFLRYSLDMYIKVYENDGIGGNDARLMYLIGELNRRIGEFSNAVKWFSRLINDQKIMDAAMIRAAREQWALLREQMNGGEPEEDGLPSGT; encoded by the coding sequence TTGCCAGAATTAATACCGCTGTACACTATTAAGGTGATCTGCTGTAATTGTGAACAAGAATTTACAACCTCAAGAGTCCGTCCCAGCCTCAAAAAGGCTGTCCGGCGCGATGCGGACTTCTGCTCCTATTACAAGAACGAGAATCCCGATTATTACGTCGTGCGCGTCTGCCCGAGCTGCGGCTTCGCCTCCACCGAGAATTCTGCGGACAAGCTGGCGGACTGGCAGCGCAAATCATTCCGCGAGCAGGTGGGAAGCCGCTGGGTTCCCAGGGATTTCGGAGATAAGCGCAGCTGGGAGATTGCACTTGAGACCTACAAGCTGGCGCTGCTCTGTGCCCAGAGCATCAAAGACAAGGACCGGATTATCGCCAGTCTTTTGCATCATATTGCCTGGATGTACCGGTATCAAGGGGATATCGAGCAAGAGCAGCGTTTCCTGCGCTATTCGCTCGACATGTACATCAAGGTCTACGAAAACGATGGCATTGGCGGAAACGATGCCCGTCTAATGTATCTGATTGGTGAGCTGAACCGCCGGATCGGCGAATTTTCCAACGCAGTGAAGTGGTTTTCACGCCTGATCAATGATCAGAAGATCATGGATGCCGCAATGATCCGGGCAGCCCGGGAGCAGTGGGCGCTTTTAAGGGAACAGATGAACGGAGGCGAGCCGGAGGAAGACGGGCTGCCTTCCGGTACATAA
- a CDS encoding WYL domain-containing protein: protein MRPIKERFSPSLYAHEGYWFCPAYCYLRKAYRLFRADRIRSAVLADAEALSTTVDVSEVDLTNWGLHFYSKQESVKLDFPLGRST, encoded by the coding sequence ATGAGACCGATCAAAGAACGATTCAGCCCATCGTTATATGCCCATGAGGGATATTGGTTTTGCCCAGCCTACTGCTATCTGCGAAAAGCCTACCGATTGTTTCGGGCAGATCGGATACGGTCAGCTGTTTTGGCGGATGCCGAAGCGTTATCGACTACAGTGGATGTTTCAGAGGTGGATTTAACGAACTGGGGACTTCATTTCTACAGCAAACAAGAAAGTGTAAAGCTGGATTTTCCCTTGGGGAGAAGTACATAG